The sequence below is a genomic window from Desulfovibrio sp. Fe33.
GTTCATCCCCCGGGCCAAGGAGACCTACGCCGATTTCGCGGACTTCACCGAGGGGCAGATCCGCTTCAAGGGAATGCCCGATCAGGCGTTGAAAAAGGATTACTCCCTGGCCTACCGCGCCATGCGCTTTGCGGCCAACTTCGACAAGGAAATCGAGGCCAACACCTGGATAGCCATCGTGCGCAACTCCCGCCGCGTGCTCGACTACGTGCCCATGTCCGACTTCCTGGACGAGTGGCGCAAGGTCGAGGCCGAGTCCATGCACAAGTTCTTCGGCCTGCTCTTCGATTCCATGCTCCTGCACGGGCTCATCCCGGAGATCGCGGCCCTGTCCCGCGTGTGGCAGATCAAGAATCCCGAAGAGGGCACCGAGGAGACCGTCCTGGAGCACACCCTGGACGTCATGAAGGTCTACCCCGAGGAGCTTCCCTTCGACTGGTTCGGCACCGTGGCCTGTCTGTTCCACGACATCGGCAAGCTCTACACCGCCGAATTCTACGACGACCGCTGGAATTTCCTCCAGCATCACCGCGTGGGCGCCAAGGTCGCCCGCAAGGTCCTCAAGCGCCTCCGTTTCGAGGAGCATGACATCGATCTCATCTGCGATCTCGTCCAGAACCATATGCGCCCCCACTTCATGCTCACCGACAAGGGCATCCGCCGGTTGCGCTCGCTGGACGAATACCCGCGCATCATGGAGATGGTCCGCGCCGACATCAAGGCGCGCAACGGCTCCTGGCGTGAATTCAACCACAACCTCAAGATGGCCGAACGTGCCGACATCCCGGACCTCGAACTCGAACCGCTGCTCGACGGCAACCGGATCATGGAGCTGGCCAAGCTCAAGCCCGGTCCGGCCATCGGCAAGATTCGCGACCAGCTTCTTGAAGCCCAGGTCCGCGACGATGTGGCCACCCTTGAGGAGGCCGAGCGGTTTGTTCTCGATTACGTGGACGAACACCGCCTGTACTAGTCCGGCCCGTATCAAGCTCAATACGCACCGCCTCTGCCCATGTCGGCAGGGGCGGTGTTTTTTTGTGGGTGAGGAAGGAAGTTGAAACCGCCTGCGGCGGGGAGGCCGGGTGACTTCGCCTTCGGCGGGCAAGGGGAGCGCCCTCTTGTACCCCCATTGCCGCCCTGTGGGGCGCGGGATAGGCGGCAGGGGGGCGGGAGGAGGAAGTCCCCTTGGGGAGCGGCGGAGCACAAAAAAAAGCCGACTCTTTCGAGCCGGCTTGCAGAAAGCGCGGAAATGGGGTCTAGACCGTTACGCTGGCCAGCTGCGGGGCGGCGTCGCCGGGCACTGCCTGATAGGCTTCCAGGGCTTGGCTCATGCTCGCCTTGGCTGGATTGAACCGCGCTTCAAGCCGGGTGGTCAGGTCCTGAAGCTGGGCTACGTTGTCGAGTTCGCCCTTGAGTTGCTCCAGAAGATCGTTGAGTTCGTCCAGGGGATCGGTGTCGGCCGAGTTCGAGGCTTGGGCCGCCTTGAGGAAGAAGCGGGCATTGACGTCCTGGGTGGCTGAATCGCCGCCGGAAGCCTCGGCAACATGGAAAATTTCGTTTTGCCCGTTGTCGAAAAACTCGTTCAGGGCCGTGTTGATGCCGGAATTGAATTGGGCGATGGCCGAGTCGCCCGCAGCGACGCCGAAATTGCGGTCGATGAACTTGAGGACGTTGAGCAGGCCGTTGCCCAAGGTGTCCTCGTTCACGCCGGAGGCGGTGGCCTGGACGATCATCCCGGCGGCAGCGGCGGCCGTATCGTCGCCGAACCGCTCACGCAGCCAGTCCATGGTGGAAGCGAGCTGGTCGCGCAGTCCGTCGGTGTCCTTGGGCTCGCCGTTTTCGTCGGTGACGTCGCCCATGCGGCGAATGATCTCGTTGGCGAAGGTCTCACCCAGCGTGCGGGGGAAATCCTCGGACAGCTTGCCCGCCTGGCCCGGAGCCTGGGCCAGGGCCCTGGCCGCCGGGGTCAGCCCGTCCTTGGCCGGGTTGGACACGGCGATCTGCCCCAGGCGCAGCCCATGGCTGTCGTCCAGCAGCTTGGACGCGTTCCCCAGGTCCTCGCCCTGGTCGGCCCGCGTCTTGAGCGTGTGCATGAACCCGTAGTTCATATGTGCGCCGGAGATAATCATGCCTGCTTTATCGGAAGGCCCCGGCAATTCTTTATACCCCCGGCCCCCGAAAAACGAATATTTGGTTTTCGGGGAACAGGTCCCTGCCCGAGCTTGCGGACAGGGACCCGTTTTCGAACGTGTTGCGCCTCAGGACGGCGGATTCGGGCGGCAGGGAAACCTTTCGTTCCGACGACGCCTATTGTCTGGCGATGCTTTTGATCGCGCCGTCTTCCATCTCGACGACGGTGTCGGCATAGGCCGCGTACTGCGGATCGTGGGTTACCATCACCACTGCGAGTCCGTCCTTGTTGAGGTCCTTCAGCAGGCGCAGGATTTCCTCGCCAGTGGCCTTGTCCAGGCTGCCCGTGGGTTCGTCCGCGAAAAGGCAACGCGCTTTTTTGACCAGCGCCCGCGCGATGGCGGCCCGTTGCTGCTCGCCGCCCGAAAGCATGGAGGGCAGGCGGTTCCATTTTCCGCCCAGGCCGACGCGCTCAAGGCATTGCCGGGCTTCCTCGACGCGCTGGCGGGGGACCGGCCGCAATCCGTTCATGAAGGGCAGCAAGGCGTTTTCCAACACCGTGAGGTACGGCAGCAGATGGTGGAATTGGAAGATCACGGCGAAGTCCTTGTGCCGGATGGTGTTCAACTTCCCTTCCTCGACCCGCACGATGTCGGCGTTGTTGTAGACCAGGCTGCCCGAGTCCGGTTTCTGCAAGGTGGAAAGGATGTGCAGCAAGGTCGTCTTTCCCGATCCGGACCTCCCGACAACGGAAACGAACTCTCCTTCCTCCACGGTCAGGGAGACATTCACGAGAGCCTTGGTCGGAGCTCCTTGGCCGTTAAACGTCTTGGATATGTTTTCAGCTTTAATCATGTCGTCTCCTACAGGCTGAGCAGGGCTTCGGAGGGCTCCACCTTGGAAGCCTTCCATGCGGGGATGAGGGCCGCGGTCACGGACAGGCAGGCGATGACGCCGCAGACGCCGCCGTATCGCAGCCAGTTGAAGGCGACGTCCGCGCCGGCGGCCACGTCCAGGACATCCAATATGCGGAAGGAGACGGCATAGCCTGCCGCATAGCCCACGGCTCCGGCCAGCACGCCTATGAAAAACGCCTCCACGCAGAAGATGGCGAACACCTGCCCCCGGGAATAGCCGAGGGAGCGCAGGATGCCGATTTCCTTTTTCCGCTCGTTTACGGCGGACAGCATGGAAATGCCGACCATGGCCGAAGCCGTCAGGAGGATGACGAGGCTGACGATCATGGCGAGGTCCTTGACGAAGGTGACGGAATACATGCGCTGCTTGACCACGCTCTGAAGGGCTGTGACGCGCATCTCCGGCAGGGCTTCCCGTATCTGGGCGACGATGTCTTCGATGGGGCAGCCGGAGCAGAGAGCGGACACCTCCACGAAATGGATGCGGTTTGGCGCGTCCATGGTTCGCTGCAACGAGGCGAGGTCCGTGATGAGCATCTTGTCGTCGTCGTCGCCGGTCTGGTGCAGTATGCCGGTGACCGTATAGGCGTCGCCGCCGAGTTGCACCGCGTCGCCGATGCCGAGTCCCAGCCGGGAAGCCGCCACCGAACCCGCGATCAGGTCCCTTTCCGCCTTGGGATACGTTCCGTCGAGCGCCCAATAGCTCTTTATGCCGAGTTCGTCCCGCCAATGAACGCCCACGACGCCGACGCGGTGGCCGCGGATTGCCGTTGAGGTGATGAACTTGGGGGCGACCGCCGCTATGCGGTCCTTGAGGCCGATGGACCGGACGGCTTCAACCGTTTCCGCGCCCGACAGGGAATGTTCTCCCATGTTCATGGCGCCCAAGGTGAAGCCGCCGTAGGAAACGGCCAGCGTTTCCTCCTTGGGGGCCACGAGGATGTTCGCGCCATAGGCCGTCAGTTTCTTTTCCAGGCTGTCGCCGATGACGCGCGAAACGTCGTCCAGGGAGACCACGCTCATCACGCCCAGGGTGAACACGAGCGTCAGCAGCCCGGTCCGCCATGGTTTGCGCCGTGAATTCCGCAGGGGAATGGTCAGTATGTTCATGGCCGCTCCTAGAAGAACCGCGCGCCGGACAGGATGTCCGCCGTTTGGATGCGCACGAAGGCGTCATCCCGGGTCCGTTTCAGCGGAGCCGGGTTGCAGCCGCCTTCGACCACGTTTATGCGGCTTGAGTGAAAGCGCATACCGCAGTTGTTGCACCGCACGAATTCGCCGACGAGGCTGTAGCCCTTGCGGGACTCGTAGCAGACGTCGCAGGCGTCGAAGGCCGCCCTGATCTCCCCGTCGTTGCTTTGCAGCAGGAAGAACCGGATGTCCTTGCCGTTGTCGGCGAGCTTGTAATAGTGGATGTCGCCGTCATCTACCTTGTCGACGGGGATGACGACGGCTCCTTCTTTGGGGGTGACGGTTTCGTAGCCGTCGCCGAACAGGTTGAAGGCCATGGAGTTGGTGGAAGTCCAAAGGACTGCGGCCGTGACGACGGCCAGACAAAAAGCGATATTTCGAGTGAATCGGTAAAGTTGCATTGTATCTCCTCGCGTGACTGCGCGGCGCAATGCCTGCGCAAAGCGGTCTATCCCAATGGGGAATATCGAGTTTCCCGGCTTGTTCGGACGGGAAACGGGCAAATGGATCGGAAAGGGAAGTACGGGCGTCGGGACGCGGGGAGTCTAAATTCTAAAGGACATGGTGCGAAGGAAAAGGCCGTGCCGCGGCGAGGGACCGCTTCGCGCAAGCCTTATGCCAATCAGGCTGGGCAGAGGGGCCGCCCTGCGGCCGGTCCAGGCGTCATCGGCCCGGTGGAGGGCGACGAGCTGTTTTGCCGTGGGGGCGGGAGCGTGCCGCGCCGCATCGGCAAGCGGCGTTCCGGGGACATGCGAGCAGATGCAGTCCGCATCGACGGCGGCCTGGGCCGGAGAAGGCGCGGGGCAACAGGACCCGCTCGGAACCGAGGTTTTCCCATGCATCGGCATGGGGTGAGGCGAATCTTTTTGGGCGCAGTGGGCGCATCCGGCCTGCCCGGAGCAAGCCGCGTCCCCGAACGGGACGGTCTTCGCAAACGCGGCGGGATGAATGAACAGGCCCGCAACGAGGAGAATGCATAACGCCGTTTTCAGAACGATTCGCATTACTGCTTTCTATATTCTCCCGCCCGGAAAGTCAAAAAAGTGGACTTGTGAGGTCTGGAATAAGAAAACACTTTGGATTTATTGTTTTTAATTCATTTTTCATGGGGCTAGCCGCCGCGCGGGTTACGCCAGTTTTTTCAGTAGGCGCGGAAACAAAAAAGAGGCCGGATTTCTCCGGCCTCCTGCGATCGAATATGAAGCGGGGTGCGGTTATTCCGCGCCCACGTGCATTTTGAAGGCTTCGAGGGTGTTGACCATGAGCTGGGCGATGGTCATGGGGCCGACGCCGCCCGGGACCGGGGTGATGGCGTGGACCTTGTCCTTGAGGCCCTCGAAGTCGCAGTCGCCCGCGAGTCCCTCGTCGGTGCGGTTGATGCCCACGTCGACGACGACCGCGCCTTCCTTGACCATGTCGGCGGTGACGAAGTTGGGTTGGCCGATGGCGGCGAAGACGTAGTCGGCTTCGAGGCATTCGGCCTTGAGGTTGGCGGTGCGGGAGTGGCACAGGGTCACGGTGGCGTTGGCGCAGGGGCCGCTCTGGGAGAGCATCATCGCCAGGGGCTTGCCCACGATGTTGGAGCGGCCGATGACCACGGCCTTCTTGCAGGCGGGATCGAGGCCGTAGCGTTTGAGCAGGTTGATGACGCCGGCCGGGGTGCAGGGCTTGAAGCCGGGCAGGCCCAGGGACATCTTGCCCACGTTGACAGGGTGGAAGCCGTCCACGTCTTTGTCCGGGTCGATGAGGTCGAGAATTTTCTGGGAATCCAGTCCCTTGGGTAGGGGCAGCTGGACCAGGATGCCGTCCACGGTGACGTCGCGGTTGAGTTCCTGGATAAGGCCTTCCAGCTCATGCTGGCTGGCCGTTTCGAGCCGATGGGGAATGGACCGGATGCCGCAGTCCGCGCAGGCGCGTTCCTTGTTGCGGACGTAGACCTGGCTGGCCGGGTCTTCGCCCACCAGCACCACGGCCAGTCCGGGTTTGCGGCCGTACTTGGCCTCAAGCTTGTCAACCTCTTCCCTGATTTCGGCGCGAATGGTCGCGGCCGTTTCCTTTCCGTCAAGCAGAATCATGTCTCTCTCCGCGTTTGAAATATTGGAATGCCGTACTAGCGCTGGTCGCTACGTAGAGAAAAAGGGCGCGGAAGGCAAGCCGCGGGCATGATATTCCCAAGCAGCCGGGCCGGGGTGCGGGCCGGCTTCGCATTGAAGCGTCGGCGAAAAAACAGGAAAGGCGGGCGGATGAGGGCGCAGGAAAGGGAAGAGGGAAAGCCTTGTTGAAAAGGACTTCCCTCTTCCCCTCGTGTATCTGTCGGACGTCTAGTCTTCGAAGAAGCTGCTCGCCAGGACGGGACCGTAGTAGATGCCGTCCTCGTCGAGCTCTTCCTCGATGCGCAGGAGCTGGTTGTACTTTTCGAGCCTGTCGGAACGGCACAGGGAGCCGGTCTTGATCTGGCCCGCGTTCACGGCCACGGCCAGGTCGGCGATGAAGTGGTCGCCGGTTTCGCCGGAGCGGTGGGAGACCACGTTGGTGTACCCGGCGGTCTTGGCCAGCTCGATGGTGTCCAGGGTCTCGGAAACCGTGCCGATCTGGTTGAGCTTGATGAGGATCGAGTTGCAGATGCCCCGGTCGATGCCTTCGGCGAGGATGTCCGGGTTGGTGACGAAGATGTCGTCGCCAACGAGCTGGATGCGGTCGCCGAGCTTGTCGGTCAGGGCCTCCCAGCCGTCCCAGTCGCTTTCGGCCAGGCCGTCTTCGATGGAGATGAGCGGGAAGCGGGAGGCGAGGTCGTCGTAGAAGTCGATGAGCTCGGCGGCGGTCAGAATCTTGTTCTCACCGGCCAGGACGTATTTGCCGTCCTTGTAGAACTCGGACGCGGCCGCGTCGATGGCCAGGCCCACATCGCGGCCGGGTTCGTACCCGGCAGCCTCGCAGGCGCGCATGATGTACTGGAAGGCCTCGGCATGGGAGGTCAGGTTCGGGGCGAAGCCGCCCTCGTCGCCCACGGAGGTGACGTGCTTGTCCTTGGCCAGGATGGACTTCAGGTTGTGGAAGATTTCCGCACCCATGCGCAGGGCTTCGGCGAAGGTCTCCGCGCCCACGGGCATGATCATGAACTCCTGGATGTCCAGGTTGTTGGGAGCGTGCTCGCCGCCGTTGATGATGTTCATGAGCGGCGTGGGCAGCACTTTGGCGTTGGTTCCGCCGAGGTACTGGTAGAGCGGCATTCCCATGTAGTTGGCGGCGGCGCGGGCCGCGGCCATGGACACGCCGAGGATGGCGTTGGCACCCAGGCGGTCCTTGTTCTCGGTGCCGTCGAGGTCGATGAGCGCGTTGTCCAGGGTGACCTGGCGCACGGCGTCCATGCCGATGACGGCGCCGGCGATTTCGCCGCGCACGTTTTCAACGGCCTGGAGCACGCCCTTGCCGTTGTAACGCTCTTCCTTGTCGCGCAGTTCCAGGGCCTCGCGGGACCCGGTGGACGCGCCCGAAGGAACGGCTGCCCGGCCGATGTCGCCGGATTCCAGAATCACTTCGCACTCCACGGTGGGGTTGCCGCGCGAGTCCAGAATCTCTCGCGCCCAGACGCCGGTGATGATGCTCATATCAAACTCCTTGAAATCAGGGTTGTACACGTTGCAAACAGTGAAAAACGGGCGGAGTCTAGAGGATTTTCCCCCGATGCTCAATTCCTTACTACGGATGCGCGGCGATGGGCAGTTATTTTTCGAAGGGGAAGAGAACGACACGGAAACGGCACGGGACGGCATTCGGGAAGCGTCATTTAGCGCGCCGTTCGGGCCTTCCTCCGCAGGGGCCGGAGGAGCCGTCCCGCGTCCGGCCGTCTATTTCGCTGCGCTCCCGGGGGCCAGCCGGACAAGACGGGGCGTGCACAGGAACCGCGTGCTCAGGTCTTTCAACTGCCGGTTGGATCGGATGCCCGAAACCACGACCACATAGGCGTCGCCCTCGGGCTGGTAGGTCACTTCGCAGCCCTTGAGCAGGGTTGCATACTTGGCGTTGTAGTGGCGAACGGCCCGTCTGGCGTTCTCCTCGGATACAAAGGTGTCCGCGACCAGCGCCGTGCCGGGGGGCAGCATTTTCTGCGCCGGTTTGGCCGGGGCCGATGCCGTTTCCTTCCCAGGGGAAGCTGTTTTTGACGCGGACAGGGGGGCGGAAGGTCTTTCTCCGCCGTCTTCGGGCGCATGGGCCGGGCTGTCGATTTCGGCTTTCCGGGCGGCGTGCTCCGGTTCCGGTTCGTCCAGCTTGAGAACGCCCCGTTCGGCTCCGCCTTGGGCAATTCCATCGTGCATGGGGGAATCGAGATCAGCAAAAGAGGTGAACATCTGGATGTCGTCCCCCAGGCGGAGTGAGTTCTCGAATTTCTCCCGGAGCACGGCCACGGTCTTGTCCTCGCCGTAAAAGAGGTAGTTGCCCCGCAGGCTCTCTCCCGCTTCGGATACGGTCAGGGTCGTTGTCGTTCCCACGAACTTCCGGTCGGACAGGAAGTCGTCCTTTACGCGAAGGGTGTAGGTGCCGGGCATGATGTCGTCGATGATGAAGAAGCCGTCCTGTTCCGTCCACGTGGAGCCGACCACCGTGCCGTCCTTGTCCAGAAGCTCGACGGGCGTCATGGGCTTGCCCCGGGCCTCGTCATCCTGGAGTAGATAGACGTAACCGTCCGCGTCGCCCGTCGCGTGCAGCGGAAATTCCAGGTCGTAGATTTTCCCCTTGCGCGGGAAGATGGCCGTTCCGGACCGGGAGGAGAGGCTGATGTCGCGGATCGAGTCCTGCTCCACCGAAACGTCCGTGCTCTGCAAGGGCGGGAGGTAGGTGAACAGGGCACGCCCGTTCTCGTTCGTGACCGCCTTGCGGTGGGATTGGTCCGCGCTCAGGACGACGTCCTTCACGGGCTCGTCCCCCTCGTCGAACGTCTCGTTGTAGTTCCTGTCGTTGTAGACCAGGCAGGAAGCGCCGCTGTAGTTCGCGCCGCCGCGGGAAAGCTTGGGCAGGAACGTGTCGGGATCGAAGTCGATGCTCATGGACACGCCCGCGAAGACGGAGAAGGAGTCGTCGTCCGACCAGGTGTTCTGGATGTACGGGGTGAGATTGCCCACGATGTAGCTCCAGGTGTTGCTGACCGAAAAACGGTGCGAGTCGACCAGGTATTTGCTCAAGGTCAGCGAGGTCGTCAATTTTTTGGACAGCCGGAGGGTGCCCGATGCGGTGAAGTTGCGGACATACGCCCCCTCTTCCTTGTTCAGGCCGTAGTCCGCGCTGGCCCGCAGCGTCGCGGTGTCCGTGCCGGTGTAAAAAGTGGAGGAGCCGTAAAGAAAGGGGTCCTCGTCGCTGAGCTTCTTTTCGTAGGCGCGGCCTGAAAGGTTGGTGCTGAACTGGCCGTAATCGCCGAAGAAGGACATGTTGCCGCCCAGGGTATAGTAGGAGGATTCCCGCTCTCCCTCACCGACCGTGGTGGTCCGGCCCATATTGCCGCCATAGGAGATGGACAGGGTCTCGAAGGGCGTGGCGCTGTCGCTGATCTGAGCCGTGAAATCGTTCTTGGTGGCGTTTTCCTCCCAGTTGGCGGAGGACTGGACCAGGCCCGCGACGGTGTAGTTCGTCCCGCTCTCCATGCTGCCCCGCAGGCTGCCCTTGCCCACCACGGAGCCGTAGGTGGAGTAGCCCACGTCCATTTGTCCCAGCACGGCGTCATAGCCGCCGCTCAATCCCAGGGAGCCCACAGTCCGGTCCCGCCTTCGATACGTGTCGCGGGTCAGGCCGCTTCGCAGCTCCATTCCCTTGCCCAGGCCCACGCGGACGCCGGCCTTGCCCCGGACGGTGCCTTCCAGGTCCTGCTCCACGGGAATGACCCTGCTGTTCTCCTCGGCGAAGACTCCCTTGCCCTGCTGGGAAATGGAGGCGTCGTAGACCACCTGGCCGGGTTTGACCGACGCGCCCACCGTGACCACGTCCTCGCGTTCCTCCTGCTGGCCTTCGGTGCCGTACAGTTTCAGCTTGAATCTGTTGACCCCGTGGAACAGCGGGACATCCCGGAACAGATAGGTGCCGTCGGAACCGATGGTCTGAAACCCGATGAGCTGATTGTTGCGGTATAGCTCCACATCCCATCCGGGCAGCGCCTTGCCCGTGACGGTGCGCGTGTCGTAGGACGACGAGGAGCTTCCTATTTCGGTGTTGGAAACGCGCAGGCCGCGCTCCAGCGTGCCGCCGGAGCCCAGGGGAGTGGAGGAGGGCACGATGTCGCCGGCCGTCACCTTGGTAAGATAGGGGTTTTGCCGCAGCAGCCGTTCGGCGGTCAGCGAGAAGTCCTTGAATTGGAGTCCGTCGTCCTTGCCGCCCAGATCCTGGGATACGGAGCCGTACAACGCCGTGGACATGTACAGCAGGTCCCCCCGGAAGAGCCCGGCCATGGAGAGCGAGGAATCCTCCTTGCCGTCCCGGTTGGAGTAGCCGCTGCTGATCTTGGCGTCCAGCCTGGGCAGGGCTACGGCCGCGTAATCCAGGTCCTGCAAGGGATAACGCAATCCCTGCTTCGCCCTGTTCATCCGCAGCTTGTCCCGGCGCAGCTTCATGAGCTCCATGGGCAGGTATTCGCCGGGGATGACGTACAGTATCATCGTGTGCAGGTCGATGTTCAGTTTGACGGGGAAGAGCGAAGAGAACGTCTCGGCGCTTATGAATATTTCGTCCGCGCTCGTGAAATAGGAATTCTGGGGCAGGGTCCGCGCCGCCCCGCGGTTGCGCACCTCGCCGGTGGCCGACGACAAGCTGAACTCGCGGTCCTCGCTGATGTACCAGCCCCGGGCTCCCTCGCCGTCCACCGTGATGGGGAAACCGAGCACGCCGCACAGTTCCCCCAGGGGGACATACACTTCCGAACCGCGTCCCTGACAGAAAAGGCCCTGATAAAGGAGCTGGCGGCGGAGATAGACGTCGAGGATGATGTCCTCGCCGGTGAGCACGAACGGTTCGGGAAGCGCCGAGTCGTCCGGCACGGCCGAAGGGCGCGTCTGCGGTTCCGCCGCGGGTTCCGCAGGGGGGCGGGCCGGTGGAGCATCCGGAACGGGCGGGACGGCTTCGGGCAAGGCTGGGGCGATGGCCGCCGTGCGGGCCGGGGCCGACGATGCGCGGGTGGACGACGCCGGAGGCGCGCGCCGGACCGGCGCGGTTACGCGATTGGCGGCAGGCTGTTTCGTTTGGGGGACGGGGATTGCCGTGGAGACGGGGGAAACTTCGGCGGAAACCGTTTGTTCAGGCACCTGGGCGTCCCCGACCTGCGCCGGGATTGCTTTTCCAGGGGGAGGGGAAACGGCCATTTTCCCCGTGTTGGAACGGTCTTCAACGTCCTGAACCGCCGCCACATTTTTTTGACTCTGGTCTTCCTGCCGTATGAGGTGGTTTGCCAGTATGCCGACAGCAACGGCAAAGAGCAGCGTAGCGCCGCCTTTTGCCAATAAGGGCAGTATCTTGCTTGTCTTCATCAAATTCAGGCACCACAGTCGATCGAACGTAGAAAACGCAACATGAACAGGAAGTGGAGTATGAGCGCTTGTTCAAAGCAAAATACGAGCCATTGATCCGTCCATCGGATTCAGGCGGGAATGGCGAGGATATGCGCAAGTCAGGAAAAAGGCCCTCGCCCACCCCCTGTGCGCGAAGGCCTGAACCTCATTCTCCGTTGTATTCCGACGGTTGTCCTGCCGCCGGTCAGGGAAGTTGGACGGAAAATTCTTTGCTGTCGATGACGGTTTGCGTCGCATCCTTGTAATTCCGGAGCTCCACGAGAATCCGTCCGCCCCTGAACTCCGGGTCGGAGATGGGCAGGGTGAGGGTCCGGGCGGCCAGCGGGAAATAGGTGACCGTGCGATCCTTGTGCGCGATCAGCTCCTTGCGGCCGTTGGCGACCCGGAAGACCGACGTTTCCACGAAGCTGGACCTGTTGCCGGTTCGGTTGAGCCGGAGGTCCAGGTATGCCTTGCCGTCCTTCCGCCGGACCGCGCGGACGGCCGACACCGCAGTCTGTACGGAGGGGGAGCCCTGATAGATGATTACGGGTATGCGCATTCCCACCTTCACGTCGACGACCATGCTGGAGCCCTTGGGGGCCAGGGAGGCCGCGTGATCGAGTTTCGGGGCGACGGATTCCGGCGTGTCCAGGGGGCTGACGCTGATGTAGCTCATGTATTCCCCTTCCGGAAGGTTCGGCGGCTTGCGGACGGCGATGCGCACGGCCTGTTTGCCGCCGGGCTGGAGCCTCGCGGTGCGGGGCGAAAAACGCAGCATGGAGCGGGTGAGCGCCTCCCGTTTCGTCAGGGTGGTCGGTTCGTAAAGGGAGCCGTCCTCCTGCATCCTCAAAGGCACGGTGGAGATATTGTATATGATGGGTTCTGCGGATGACTGGTTGAGGATGGTCAGGGCCGCGTATCGCTGGCCGTCCGGAACCACGATGCGCAGGGGGTCGAGCATGATTCCGTTGGCCAGGGCCGGGGCGCACAGGGCGAGCGCGAGCAGGAGGGGGAGACATATCCGGTTGAGTAGGTGCATCAGGTGGCTCCTAGCGTGTCCTTATTTGGTTGTCACTTCGATGGTTACGGTGCCTTTCAACTTCTTCCCATAGGCCGAGGCTCCGGTCAGCAGGACGCCGCCCACGTAGGCTTTTTGCCGATTGCCCTCGGTAAACGCCTGCACGGAGCTGTTCCTGTTCATGCCGCTGATGGTGGCTCCCTGTTCACCTCCATCCTCGTCGTACAGGCGGACCACAATGGGAAATTCCAGGCTTATGGTCACGTCCCCGAAGTCGTAAAAGTAGAGGGTCGCCGTATGTCCGCCCGAGACGTCACAGTCGGATGCGGGCGAGCAGACGGGGAGCCTCGTCCCGTTTCCGTCCAGGACGATGGTCAACCTGTTGGCGCGGGGGATGACGTAGCCGAAGTTCATCCCCGGAGAGACGAGGATGCGCGGTTCGGCGCAGGCGGTGCCGTGAAGAAAGAAAAGAGAACTGGCCACGCATATCGAAGCCGTTAGACGGATAAGCGTGGCCAGTTGTTTCATTGGTGGGGCCTAAGGCTAGATGGCGGTCACGTCGACGGTGACGCTTCCGCTGTAGGCGCCGGTTTCGGCATTGGCCGGGATGTTCAGAATGGGGCCGACGCACAGGGCGGAGAACTTGCCGGCAGCCAGGGCGGTTGCAGACTGGGCGTTGAAGTTCGCCTTGTTGGTGGTGATGCCGGAAACCTCGATGGGAGTCGGCGCGGCGCTGTAGCTCTTGGTCAGCGTCGGGGTGCCCACCAGGGTCACGTCGATGTCCACGCCCGCCTGGGTGGCGATGATGTAGATGATGCCGGGGGTCTGGGTGCCGGAGAGGGCCGTGGGAGCGCCGGTGCCGGTGTCGATAGTTGCGGTGGTGACGGTCGGGGCGGCGCCGGCGGCGTCATCGCCC
It includes:
- a CDS encoding ABC transporter permease, with the translated sequence MNILTIPLRNSRRKPWRTGLLTLVFTLGVMSVVSLDDVSRVIGDSLEKKLTAYGANILVAPKEETLAVSYGGFTLGAMNMGEHSLSGAETVEAVRSIGLKDRIAAVAPKFITSTAIRGHRVGVVGVHWRDELGIKSYWALDGTYPKAERDLIAGSVAASRLGLGIGDAVQLGGDAYTVTGILHQTGDDDDKMLITDLASLQRTMDAPNRIHFVEVSALCSGCPIEDIVAQIREALPEMRVTALQSVVKQRMYSVTFVKDLAMIVSLVILLTASAMVGISMLSAVNERKKEIGILRSLGYSRGQVFAIFCVEAFFIGVLAGAVGYAAGYAVSFRILDVLDVAAGADVAFNWLRYGGVCGVIACLSVTAALIPAWKASKVEPSEALLSL
- a CDS encoding DUF2318 domain-containing protein, translated to MQLYRFTRNIAFCLAVVTAAVLWTSTNSMAFNLFGDGYETVTPKEGAVVIPVDKVDDGDIHYYKLADNGKDIRFFLLQSNDGEIRAAFDACDVCYESRKGYSLVGEFVRCNNCGMRFHSSRINVVEGGCNPAPLKRTRDDAFVRIQTADILSGARFF
- the eno gene encoding phosphopyruvate hydratase; translation: MSIITGVWAREILDSRGNPTVECEVILESGDIGRAAVPSGASTGSREALELRDKEERYNGKGVLQAVENVRGEIAGAVIGMDAVRQVTLDNALIDLDGTENKDRLGANAILGVSMAAARAAANYMGMPLYQYLGGTNAKVLPTPLMNIINGGEHAPNNLDIQEFMIMPVGAETFAEALRMGAEIFHNLKSILAKDKHVTSVGDEGGFAPNLTSHAEAFQYIMRACEAAGYEPGRDVGLAIDAAASEFYKDGKYVLAGENKILTAAELIDFYDDLASRFPLISIEDGLAESDWDGWEALTDKLGDRIQLVGDDIFVTNPDILAEGIDRGICNSILIKLNQIGTVSETLDTIELAKTAGYTNVVSHRSGETGDHFIADLAVAVNAGQIKTGSLCRSDRLEKYNQLLRIEEELDEDGIYYGPVLASSFFED
- a CDS encoding HD domain-containing protein; amino-acid sequence: MSQPFKDAVGFCKTIMRNGFDAYIINARLQALTLDETGNEQELDICTEATFDELKKYFPTMEESGDKGILGTLVEGGVTYYFYPASTEVAAYTDEVVSTMTPRLMKRLERRGDIPLSAVCPFIPRAKETYADFADFTEGQIRFKGMPDQALKKDYSLAYRAMRFAANFDKEIEANTWIAIVRNSRRVLDYVPMSDFLDEWRKVEAESMHKFFGLLFDSMLLHGLIPEIAALSRVWQIKNPEEGTEETVLEHTLDVMKVYPEELPFDWFGTVACLFHDIGKLYTAEFYDDRWNFLQHHRVGAKVARKVLKRLRFEEHDIDLICDLVQNHMRPHFMLTDKGIRRLRSLDEYPRIMEMVRADIKARNGSWREFNHNLKMAERADIPDLELEPLLDGNRIMELAKLKPGPAIGKIRDQLLEAQVRDDVATLEEAERFVLDYVDEHRLY
- a CDS encoding ABC transporter ATP-binding protein: MIKAENISKTFNGQGAPTKALVNVSLTVEEGEFVSVVGRSGSGKTTLLHILSTLQKPDSGSLVYNNADIVRVEEGKLNTIRHKDFAVIFQFHHLLPYLTVLENALLPFMNGLRPVPRQRVEEARQCLERVGLGGKWNRLPSMLSGGEQQRAAIARALVKKARCLFADEPTGSLDKATGEEILRLLKDLNKDGLAVVMVTHDPQYAAYADTVVEMEDGAIKSIARQ
- the folD gene encoding bifunctional methylenetetrahydrofolate dehydrogenase/methenyltetrahydrofolate cyclohydrolase FolD, whose amino-acid sequence is MILLDGKETAATIRAEIREEVDKLEAKYGRKPGLAVVLVGEDPASQVYVRNKERACADCGIRSIPHRLETASQHELEGLIQELNRDVTVDGILVQLPLPKGLDSQKILDLIDPDKDVDGFHPVNVGKMSLGLPGFKPCTPAGVINLLKRYGLDPACKKAVVIGRSNIVGKPLAMMLSQSGPCANATVTLCHSRTANLKAECLEADYVFAAIGQPNFVTADMVKEGAVVVDVGINRTDEGLAGDCDFEGLKDKVHAITPVPGGVGPMTIAQLMVNTLEAFKMHVGAE